In Paenibacillus hexagrammi, the following are encoded in one genomic region:
- the ltrA gene encoding group II intron reverse transcriptase/maturase, which translates to MPTIRDRVCQQAVRQIIEPIFEQDFYYYSFGFRPGYSAHQAINTIRRAKRGGYDYVVDLDIISFFDEIPHELLMEKVRERITDGKVLTLIRGWLTAGVMEDDQFHETLVGSPQGGVISPLLANLYLNHFDWSMKEKGFAVVRYADDAVILCKTKERAEEAYQTAKTILEGELQLRMHPEKTKVVQFDEGFRFLGFDFWKEYLILPDAKVKKYKEKVHKITRRQQGNNLNEMMKKLNEVSRGFGNYFGIGNVKKKFQRLDEWTRMRVRAFMRKKKSTVSNRLIPNKVLEEAGMVFLTNLLTTRF; encoded by the coding sequence ATTCCCACAATCCGAGATCGCGTATGCCAGCAGGCTGTACGTCAAATCATCGAGCCGATCTTTGAGCAAGACTTCTACTACTACAGCTTTGGCTTCCGACCTGGATACTCTGCGCATCAAGCAATAAACACGATTCGACGAGCAAAGCGCGGCGGATACGACTATGTGGTAGACCTCGACATTATATCCTTTTTCGATGAAATTCCGCATGAACTGCTGATGGAAAAGGTTCGTGAACGAATAACCGACGGTAAAGTGCTGACGCTCATTCGCGGATGGCTCACCGCAGGAGTCATGGAAGATGATCAGTTCCATGAAACGTTAGTCGGGTCCCCACAAGGCGGGGTCATCAGTCCATTACTTGCGAATCTATATCTGAATCATTTCGACTGGAGTATGAAGGAGAAGGGGTTTGCTGTGGTCAGATATGCAGATGATGCAGTTATTCTTTGCAAAACAAAGGAGCGAGCAGAAGAAGCATACCAAACGGCAAAAACCATCTTAGAAGGGGAACTTCAGCTGAGAATGCATCCAGAGAAAACGAAAGTGGTGCAATTCGATGAAGGATTCCGTTTTCTAGGATTTGACTTCTGGAAAGAATATCTCATCTTGCCGGACGCAAAAGTGAAGAAGTACAAAGAGAAAGTCCACAAGATCACCCGAAGGCAGCAAGGTAACAACCTTAACGAAATGATGAAGAAGCTAAATGAAGTGTCACGCGGGTTTGGTAACTATTTTGGGATTGGGAACGTAAAGAAAAAGTTTCAACGCCTAGACGAATGGACACGCATGAGAGTGCGAGCTTTTATGCGGAAAAAGAAGTCTACGGTTTCAAACCGGCTTATTCCAAACAAAGTATTGGAAGAAGCAGGGATGGTATTTCTAACAAACTTACTCACCACACGTTTCTAA
- a CDS encoding zinc-dependent alcohol dehydrogenase, which yields MKAATYQGPKNVEVKEVKDPSIEKKDDIIVRITSTAICGSDLHLVHGLIPNMPTDYIIGHEPMGIVEDVGPEVTRVKKGDRVVIPFNVSCGQCFFCQNQLESQCDNSNPHGEAGGYLGYSETFGGYAGGQAELLRVPYGNFVPFVVPESCELEDEKLLFLSDIIPTAYWGVDYGGVKPGDTVIVLGCGPVGLLAQKFAWLKGAKRVIAVDYIGYRLEHAKQVNRVETFNFEDTDNLGSYLKEITHGGADVVIDCVGLDGKKTFIEKVETALMLQGGAMGAINIASQCVRKCGTVMMIGVYGLRYNAFPLGDFFARNITLKMGQAPVIHYMPDLFRMISEQKFDPTDIITHRLPLSQASHGYEVFDEKKDGCIKVILKP from the coding sequence ATGAAAGCTGCTACTTATCAAGGACCGAAGAACGTTGAAGTCAAGGAAGTCAAAGACCCATCTATTGAAAAGAAAGACGATATCATCGTCAGAATTACGAGTACAGCCATTTGCGGATCCGATCTTCATCTAGTACATGGACTCATTCCTAATATGCCTACCGACTATATCATTGGACATGAGCCAATGGGGATTGTAGAGGATGTAGGACCCGAGGTTACTCGCGTTAAAAAAGGCGACCGTGTCGTGATCCCATTTAATGTGTCCTGCGGCCAATGCTTCTTCTGTCAGAATCAATTGGAAAGCCAGTGTGACAACTCAAATCCGCATGGAGAAGCCGGCGGCTATCTTGGCTATTCGGAAACCTTCGGAGGCTACGCCGGGGGACAGGCCGAACTTCTTCGAGTGCCCTACGGAAACTTTGTCCCATTTGTTGTTCCTGAGTCGTGCGAATTAGAAGATGAGAAGCTTTTATTTCTCTCCGATATTATCCCGACAGCTTACTGGGGCGTTGATTACGGCGGCGTTAAACCAGGTGATACCGTCATTGTTCTTGGTTGCGGTCCGGTCGGACTACTCGCTCAGAAGTTCGCGTGGCTTAAAGGGGCTAAAAGGGTCATTGCCGTTGATTATATCGGATATCGTCTGGAGCACGCTAAGCAAGTCAATCGGGTTGAAACTTTTAACTTTGAGGACACCGACAACCTGGGTAGCTACTTAAAAGAAATTACGCACGGGGGAGCAGATGTAGTTATAGACTGCGTCGGCCTAGATGGAAAGAAAACCTTCATAGAAAAGGTTGAAACAGCACTCATGCTGCAAGGCGGGGCGATGGGCGCGATTAACATAGCTTCACAGTGTGTACGCAAATGCGGTACGGTCATGATGATCGGTGTCTATGGATTGCGGTATAACGCCTTCCCGCTTGGAGATTTCTTCGCTCGTAATATTACGCTAAAAATGGGACAAGCCCCTGTCATACACTATATGCCGGATCTGTTCCGTATGATCAGTGAACAAAAATTTGATCCCACCGACATCATCACCCACCGCCTACCGCTAAGTCAGGCTTCACATGGTTACGAAGTGTTTGATGAGAAGAAGGATGGCTGCATCAAAGTCATATTGAAGCCTTAA
- the rnz gene encoding ribonuclease Z, with product MNGACACGVIFLGTGAGMPSKQRNVTSIALNLLDERGFYWLFDCGEGTQQQILHSPVKLGRTEKLFITHLHGDHIYGIPGMLTSRSYLGGDTPLTVYGPPGIKSFIETALSVSDAHLTYQLHIVEIADEGVICEDETFRVETARLEHRVECFGYRIIEKDQPGKLQLDKLAELKVPAGPIYGKLKQGQDVVLEDGRTLHGADFVGSPIPGRIVTILGDTKYCKGSLQLAQHADVLVHEATFAMSKQELAYAFDHATSVDAARTAQEMGAKTLIMTHISSRYQGDDTDLLLQEAMAIHADSHIAKDFWSFDIPKKS from the coding sequence ATGAATGGAGCTTGTGCTTGTGGAGTTATATTTTTAGGGACTGGTGCGGGAATGCCGTCCAAGCAGCGTAATGTTACCTCAATTGCCCTGAATCTGCTTGATGAGAGAGGCTTCTATTGGCTGTTCGATTGCGGGGAAGGAACCCAACAGCAAATTCTGCATTCTCCTGTTAAGCTGGGCCGTACCGAAAAATTGTTTATTACTCACCTGCATGGTGATCATATTTATGGCATACCGGGCATGTTAACGAGCCGTTCTTATCTGGGAGGAGATACGCCGCTTACGGTGTATGGGCCACCGGGGATTAAGAGTTTTATTGAAACTGCATTATCGGTAAGTGATGCACATTTGACATATCAGCTTCACATTGTGGAGATTGCGGATGAAGGCGTTATATGTGAGGACGAGACGTTTCGGGTTGAAACAGCACGTCTTGAGCATCGAGTGGAATGCTTTGGTTACCGAATCATTGAAAAGGATCAGCCGGGTAAACTCCAGCTTGATAAGCTTGCGGAGCTTAAAGTGCCAGCAGGGCCTATCTACGGAAAGCTAAAGCAGGGGCAAGACGTGGTGCTGGAGGATGGAAGAACACTTCATGGGGCTGATTTCGTCGGTTCTCCGATTCCTGGTCGTATTGTAACTATCCTTGGAGATACCAAATACTGCAAAGGGTCACTCCAGCTTGCTCAGCATGCAGATGTCTTAGTTCACGAAGCGACATTTGCAATGAGCAAACAAGAGCTCGCTTACGCCTTTGATCATGCCACATCTGTGGATGCAGCGCGTACTGCCCAAGAGATGGGTGCTAAGACACTTATCATGACGCATATTAGTTCACGGTATCAAGGAGATGACACGGATTTACTGCTACAGGAGGCCATGGCCATCCATGCGGATAGTCATATTGCCAAAGATTTCTGGAGCTTTGATATTCCAAAAAAATCATAA
- the tlp gene encoding small acid-soluble spore protein Tlp, with translation MAKPDNRADNEVHLQNAIDNTMANINEAEDYLDEHADEISATDKQAIEAKNQRRRQSIQGFIEEKKDEANQ, from the coding sequence ATGGCTAAACCGGACAATCGCGCAGACAACGAAGTTCACTTGCAAAATGCTATTGACAACACCATGGCTAATATTAACGAGGCTGAGGACTATCTAGACGAACACGCGGATGAAATTTCTGCAACGGACAAACAAGCGATCGAAGCTAAAAACCAACGTCGCAGACAAAGCATTCAAGGTTTTATTGAAGAAAAGAAAGACGAAGCTAATCAGTAA
- a CDS encoding CidA/LrgA family protein: protein MIGFAILLLFNFIGYALQMSLHIPLPGNVIGLILFVAALFAKIVKLEWVEQAASLMTRHMMLFFTPFVVGVVVFFPLIGANVLSILGGIVGGTTAVIIVTGWVSSQFQAEEGDMSRGA, encoded by the coding sequence ATGATTGGATTTGCAATTTTGCTTTTATTTAATTTTATCGGCTACGCACTGCAAATGAGTCTACACATACCGCTTCCGGGCAATGTGATAGGACTCATTTTGTTTGTCGCTGCACTATTTGCGAAAATTGTCAAGTTAGAATGGGTGGAACAAGCTGCGAGTCTGATGACCCGGCACATGATGCTGTTTTTCACACCATTTGTCGTAGGCGTTGTCGTATTCTTTCCGCTTATAGGAGCGAATGTATTATCCATTCTTGGAGGGATTGTGGGAGGGACTACTGCGGTTATTATCGTGACAGGATGGGTGTCCTCCCAATTTCAAGCGGAAGAGGGGGATATGAGCCGTGGAGCTTAG
- a CDS encoding LrgB family protein — protein MELSLLQQPLCGLTLSVVAYGAGLLLQRRWRFMHPLFVCSALIIFVLITLHIPFEDYKKGADFLTILLGPATVALGVPLYKYAHLIRSNLRRIGVSVLAGSIAGITCSAAIVGLLGGSKSIVLSMMPKSVSSPIAIEISQHLGGVPELTAVLTTMTGLFGSMFGTQILRRLRIKDDISIGIAMGAAAHGIGTAKVLKDSEVQGSFSGLSMALCGILTSLLFIPVYIWVG, from the coding sequence GTGGAGCTTAGTCTATTGCAGCAGCCTTTGTGTGGCTTAACCTTAAGTGTGGTTGCTTATGGCGCAGGACTGCTTTTGCAGCGCAGGTGGCGTTTCATGCATCCGCTATTCGTGTGTTCCGCCTTGATTATTTTTGTTCTCATCACTTTGCATATCCCATTTGAGGATTATAAAAAGGGTGCGGATTTCCTGACCATTCTGTTGGGTCCGGCTACAGTAGCGCTAGGTGTTCCTCTATATAAGTACGCACATTTAATTCGAAGCAACCTGCGCCGAATCGGTGTCAGCGTTCTAGCCGGTTCCATTGCGGGCATTACTTGTAGTGCTGCCATAGTAGGCTTACTCGGCGGGAGCAAATCCATCGTGCTTAGCATGATGCCAAAATCCGTAAGCTCGCCAATCGCAATCGAGATATCCCAACATCTCGGCGGCGTACCTGAATTAACAGCTGTGCTGACGACCATGACGGGCTTATTTGGAAGTATGTTTGGCACTCAAATCCTTCGCAGGCTGCGGATCAAGGATGATATCTCCATCGGCATTGCGATGGGAGCCGCGGCGCACGGAATCGGAACAGCTAAGGTACTAAAGGATTCGGAGGTACAAGGCAGCTTTAGCGGGCTATCGATGGCCCTTTGCGGCATTCTGACATCGTTGTTATTCATTCCGGTTTACATATGGGTTGGGTAA